The following are from one region of the Paenalkalicoccus suaedae genome:
- the panB gene encoding 3-methyl-2-oxobutanoate hydroxymethyltransferase, with translation MHTTASLKKMKASKDQIVMLTAYDAPSAKLSEEAEVDVILVGDSVGMVVLGYDSTVPVTLEDMLHHAKACRRGAKDTFIVTDMPFMTYHSSISETMANARRIMQETGSNAVKLEGNGIVIDHTRALVQAGVPVVSHLGLTPQTVGVTGGYKVQAKKEEDKEQLLTDAKAIEEAGACMLVLECVPEGIAKQVAEAIDIPVIGIGAGRQVDGQVLVYHDLIGYYSGHVAKFVKQYASVNDSIRDAIKSYTKDVKHHDFPEEKHVFEPDEKVTLYGGSSS, from the coding sequence ATGCATACAACAGCCTCACTTAAAAAAATGAAGGCGAGTAAGGATCAGATCGTGATGTTAACAGCTTACGATGCACCCTCTGCCAAGCTTAGTGAAGAGGCGGAGGTAGACGTTATTTTAGTAGGCGATTCCGTTGGGATGGTCGTATTAGGGTACGATTCTACAGTTCCAGTAACACTAGAGGACATGCTCCATCATGCGAAAGCGTGTAGACGTGGCGCAAAAGATACATTTATCGTCACAGACATGCCGTTTATGACCTACCATTCCTCCATTTCAGAAACGATGGCGAATGCGAGGCGTATTATGCAAGAGACTGGCTCGAATGCGGTAAAGCTTGAAGGGAATGGCATTGTTATTGACCATACCCGTGCACTTGTGCAAGCCGGAGTACCAGTTGTTAGTCATTTAGGGTTAACACCTCAAACAGTCGGTGTTACTGGTGGCTATAAGGTACAGGCTAAAAAAGAAGAGGATAAAGAGCAACTTTTAACGGACGCTAAAGCGATTGAAGAAGCAGGTGCATGTATGCTCGTGTTAGAGTGTGTGCCTGAAGGGATTGCAAAACAAGTAGCGGAAGCGATTGACATTCCTGTAATTGGGATTGGTGCAGGACGTCAGGTTGATGGGCAAGTACTCGTATACCATGACCTCATTGGCTACTACAGCGGACATGTTGCAAAATTTGTGAAGCAATATGCCTCTGTCAATGATTCAATTCGAGATGCGATTAAGTCTTACACAAAAGACGTCAAACATCACGATTTTCCTGAAGAAAAGCACGTATTTGAACCAGATGAAAAAGTAACGCTCTATGGGGGTAGCTCCTCATG